The Peribacillus simplex genome contains a region encoding:
- a CDS encoding acetate kinase produces MSKIMAINAGSSSLKFQLFEMPCEKVITKGLVDRIGLKNSAFTLSVEGENVSETIDIPNHEIAVGLLLKKLIDHRIIGSFEEIDGVGHRVVHGGEIFTDSVLITEDVIEEIEKLSELAPLHNPANITGIKAFRRILDDVPAVAVFDTAFHQTMAAGSYLYSLPLEYYENYGIRKYGFHGTSHKYVSQRAAEMIGRPIEQLRLISCHLGNGASITAIKGGKSIDTSMGFTPLAGVTMGTRSGNIDPALIPYIMEKTGKTADEVLDVLNKKSGILALSGFSSDLRDIQIEADKGNVRAELALKVFADRIHKYIGSYSAKMGGVDGIIFTAGIGENSQTIRGRILEGLEFMGVYWDKDLNRTSGKEAFINAPYSPVKVMVIPTNEEIMIVRDTMKIALSETWKT; encoded by the coding sequence ATGTCAAAAATCATGGCTATTAATGCGGGCAGCTCTTCATTGAAGTTTCAGCTTTTTGAGATGCCTTGTGAAAAAGTAATTACAAAAGGTCTTGTAGACAGAATCGGCTTGAAAAATTCCGCATTTACCTTAAGCGTCGAAGGCGAAAATGTTTCTGAAACGATTGATATACCCAATCATGAAATAGCTGTAGGGCTTTTATTGAAAAAGCTGATTGACCATCGCATCATTGGCTCCTTTGAAGAGATAGATGGCGTAGGGCATCGGGTGGTGCATGGCGGTGAGATATTCACGGACTCGGTCTTGATTACGGAGGACGTAATAGAGGAAATCGAAAAGCTTTCCGAGTTGGCGCCCCTTCATAATCCTGCCAATATCACCGGGATCAAAGCCTTCAGGCGAATACTGGATGATGTACCAGCGGTTGCGGTATTCGACACTGCCTTCCACCAAACGATGGCAGCAGGTTCCTATTTGTACAGCTTACCCCTTGAATATTATGAAAATTACGGAATAAGGAAGTATGGGTTTCATGGTACTTCACATAAATATGTATCGCAGCGGGCTGCCGAAATGATTGGCCGCCCAATTGAACAGCTTCGGTTGATATCGTGCCATTTAGGGAACGGTGCAAGCATTACGGCCATAAAGGGCGGCAAATCAATTGATACATCAATGGGATTTACACCATTGGCCGGTGTTACTATGGGAACGCGTTCAGGGAACATCGACCCGGCATTGATTCCTTATATCATGGAGAAGACGGGAAAAACAGCAGATGAAGTGCTGGATGTCCTGAATAAGAAGAGCGGCATTCTGGCCCTTTCCGGATTTTCCAGCGACCTGCGTGATATTCAAATTGAAGCGGATAAAGGCAATGTGCGGGCTGAACTCGCACTTAAAGTATTCGCAGACCGGATTCACAAGTACATAGGCTCCTATTCGGCTAAAATGGGAGGTGTGGACGGCATCATTTTTACCGCGGGCATCGGTGAAAACAGTCAAACCATTAGGGGGCGAATCTTGGAGGGACTTGAATTCATGGGGGTATATTGGGACAAGGATCTCAATCGCACCTCGGGTAAGGAAGCGTTCATCAATGCACCCTATTCCCCTGTGAAAGTCATGGTCATCCCAACTAATGAAGAAATCATGATTGTCAGGGACACCATGAAAATAGCTTTGAGCGAAACTTGGAAAACATGA